A stretch of Roseibium porphyridii DNA encodes these proteins:
- a CDS encoding sulfatase: MTKRTNILLITTDQQHFSALGAVNPKIDTPNIDRLCRNGTRFDKAYCPAPTCTPSRSSIITGLYPSQHGAWTIGCKLDETIPTIGNSLSQHGYATGLIGKAHFQPLAGDSLEKQPLLRDIPFWREFNGPFYGFEHVELVRNHADESHVGQHYAAWLEDKGLTDWPDYFQPLPGDDASKAPARAPDAPYWARKDRNWQLPQELHYTPWIGERSVAFLEKAKTEGKPFFLWTSFPDPHPPYTVPEPWASMYDPQDMEPGEVVPGEHDLNAPHFAKTQEPDPDFASWHDPHEAHGCDSHLYPKDELKKDMAAYYGMMSFLDQEVGRILDYLDAEGLTEDTLIVFTTDHGHFLGQHGLVAKGPFHYEDMLRIPFIVSWPGRVPEGHVSKAIQSLLDLTPTFLEVTGLGPAPELQGVSQLQTWLGTGPDARSFAICENRHNPVMPHVTTYIEDRFKISVYRTEEHGELFDLEEDPKEIKNLWHDPESQSLKTQMLLRMMQGVQCSEPLKSPRVAQA, from the coding sequence TTGACAAAGCGTACCAACATCTTGCTCATCACCACCGATCAGCAGCACTTCAGCGCTCTCGGTGCCGTCAATCCAAAAATCGACACGCCAAATATCGATCGGTTGTGCCGGAACGGCACGCGCTTCGACAAGGCATATTGTCCTGCGCCCACCTGCACACCATCACGATCAAGCATTATTACAGGCTTATATCCCTCTCAGCATGGAGCCTGGACGATTGGCTGCAAACTGGACGAGACTATTCCGACAATCGGAAATTCATTGTCTCAGCACGGCTATGCCACAGGACTTATCGGGAAAGCCCATTTTCAACCGCTCGCGGGCGACAGCCTGGAAAAACAGCCACTGCTGAGGGACATCCCATTCTGGCGCGAATTCAATGGGCCTTTCTATGGTTTCGAGCACGTAGAGCTTGTGCGCAACCATGCGGATGAAAGCCACGTTGGTCAGCATTATGCCGCTTGGCTTGAAGACAAGGGATTGACTGATTGGCCTGACTATTTTCAGCCGCTTCCTGGCGACGATGCCTCCAAAGCGCCTGCGCGCGCACCAGATGCTCCCTATTGGGCCCGCAAGGACCGGAATTGGCAATTGCCTCAGGAGTTGCACTACACGCCCTGGATCGGTGAACGGTCTGTCGCCTTCCTGGAAAAAGCAAAGACCGAAGGAAAACCCTTCTTCCTATGGACAAGTTTTCCGGATCCTCACCCTCCCTACACGGTTCCCGAGCCGTGGGCCTCAATGTACGATCCGCAGGACATGGAACCGGGTGAAGTCGTCCCGGGAGAACACGATCTCAACGCACCGCATTTCGCGAAAACTCAAGAGCCTGATCCAGACTTTGCAAGCTGGCATGACCCGCACGAAGCTCACGGCTGTGACAGCCACCTTTATCCAAAGGACGAGCTCAAGAAGGATATGGCCGCCTATTACGGTATGATGAGCTTCCTGGATCAGGAGGTTGGACGCATCCTTGATTATCTTGATGCCGAGGGCCTGACTGAAGACACGCTGATCGTCTTTACCACAGATCACGGGCACTTTTTGGGACAGCACGGACTGGTCGCCAAAGGGCCATTTCACTATGAAGACATGCTCCGAATTCCCTTTATTGTCAGTTGGCCGGGACGAGTACCTGAAGGTCATGTGAGCAAGGCTATTCAAAGCCTGCTCGATCTGACACCAACTTTTCTTGAAGTTACAGGTCTTGGTCCAGCCCCCGAATTGCAAGGAGTTTCGCAGTTGCAAACCTGGCTGGGAACAGGTCCGGACGCTCGCAGTTTTGCAATCTGTGAAAACAGACACAATCCGGTCATGCCCCATGTAACGACCTACATCGAAGACCGTTTCAAGATTTCCGTCTACAGAACCGAAGAGCATGGAGAACTGTTCGACCTGGAGGAAGACCCGAAAGAGATCAAGAACCTGTGGCACGACCCAGAAAGTCAGTCATTGAAAACTCAAATGCTCCTTCGGATGATGCAAGGCGTCCAATGTTCTGAGCCTTTGAAATCTCCTCGCGTTGCACAGGCCTGA
- a CDS encoding carbohydrate ABC transporter permease, which yields MSADRFWRHATLWPAILLFVALTILPLANLLALSFNDVEWVNRTPVWNWVGVSNYQKLPDDNLLRAGLLNTVIFAVAAVAIQMLIGFILALLTTQITRGRSFYRTIFILPILVPGIIIGAIWKLMYSYDFGVLNQVLGFLGISALDWLGSPNLALLSVIIVDVWHWTPFCFLLLLAGLESLPDDIFEAARIDGATGWQILRDITLPLMMPAIIVTFVFRMILAFKVFDEIYLLTGGGPGTATEVISFTIYRRFFTEDQSGYGAAMSIAVIAIIAAMIIVATRATAGRGSKV from the coding sequence ATGAGTGCAGACAGGTTTTGGCGGCATGCAACTCTGTGGCCAGCTATTTTGCTCTTTGTCGCGCTGACGATACTGCCATTGGCCAATCTACTCGCACTGAGTTTCAATGATGTCGAATGGGTGAACAGAACACCTGTGTGGAACTGGGTCGGTGTCTCTAACTATCAGAAATTACCCGACGACAATCTGCTGCGCGCAGGATTGCTGAACACCGTGATTTTCGCGGTCGCCGCTGTCGCGATCCAGATGTTGATCGGCTTCATTCTGGCGCTGTTGACCACCCAGATCACCCGCGGCCGCAGCTTCTACCGCACCATCTTCATCCTGCCCATTCTGGTGCCTGGGATTATCATCGGAGCGATCTGGAAATTGATGTATTCCTACGATTTCGGCGTTCTGAACCAGGTGCTCGGTTTCTTGGGAATATCAGCGCTTGATTGGCTCGGAAGCCCGAACTTGGCTCTCCTGTCGGTTATCATTGTCGACGTGTGGCACTGGACGCCATTCTGTTTCCTTCTTTTGCTGGCCGGTTTGGAGTCTTTGCCCGACGATATTTTTGAGGCGGCCCGCATTGACGGCGCTACTGGTTGGCAGATCCTGCGCGACATCACGCTTCCACTCATGATGCCAGCCATCATAGTGACCTTCGTCTTTCGAATGATCCTCGCTTTCAAGGTTTTCGACGAGATCTACCTTCTGACCGGCGGCGGTCCGGGGACCGCCACGGAGGTGATCAGTTTCACGATTTACCGCCGCTTCTTCACCGAAGACCAATCTGGATACGGTGCGGCTATGTCCATTGCCGTCATCGCGATCATCGCCGCAATGATCATCGTCGCGACGAGGGCAACTGCTGGTCGAGGGAGCAAAGTATGA
- a CDS encoding ABC transporter substrate-binding protein: protein MLFRNNFAKRALQTTVALAALTGTAFGPAAAADQEPITIVINQSPWFAGFQAVVEKYEQETGNTVELDVNPFAGSLEKQRTAVRSDESPFDLVIMNAGFFTEFYTGGFLDPLNAIDPEFKLSKDIYTFDDSVCWDAKAVRITCETGELMSVPVNPNILILHYRSDLYQEHNLSVPKTWDELLENAKVLKSKNMYGISQRGQRGAFDVTYDVFPYIWAYGGGIIDQQEDGSYRISMNSPETRAGMEMYLKLAEEVGHPSTAGQTQTNVIQNMATGRAAHIDSVLAPGLFDNPDKSAVVGKVDYAAPPGTVEHGSATPLGHWLAGVPMNIPDANKKAALAFLTWFQTDAAQRAYAEAGSAPVSRAVLTSEMADTQEFRWMKALADALPNARLTFTIPEASQLLAVTELRFNQAIGEEMPLNEALNTAAAEIAKVLEDAGYKYQKLEDLN from the coding sequence ATGCTTTTTCGAAATAACTTCGCCAAACGCGCCTTGCAAACCACCGTGGCCCTGGCTGCATTGACAGGTACGGCATTCGGACCAGCTGCAGCCGCGGACCAGGAACCGATCACAATCGTGATCAATCAGTCCCCCTGGTTCGCGGGATTCCAGGCCGTTGTCGAAAAATATGAGCAAGAGACAGGTAACACCGTCGAGCTCGACGTAAACCCATTTGCCGGCAGCCTTGAGAAACAACGCACGGCGGTCCGCTCCGATGAAAGCCCGTTTGATCTTGTCATCATGAACGCGGGCTTCTTCACCGAATTCTATACCGGTGGATTTCTTGATCCACTGAACGCGATCGATCCGGAATTCAAACTCAGCAAAGACATCTATACGTTCGATGACAGTGTCTGCTGGGATGCCAAAGCCGTCCGCATAACATGCGAAACCGGTGAATTGATGTCGGTCCCGGTAAACCCGAACATTCTTATTCTTCACTACCGATCGGATCTGTACCAGGAACACAATCTGTCGGTGCCTAAAACCTGGGACGAGTTGCTGGAGAACGCAAAGGTTCTGAAGAGCAAGAACATGTATGGCATCTCGCAACGCGGTCAACGCGGAGCCTTCGACGTCACCTACGATGTCTTTCCGTACATCTGGGCATATGGCGGTGGGATCATCGATCAGCAAGAAGACGGCAGCTACCGCATTTCCATGAACAGTCCTGAGACACGGGCAGGTATGGAAATGTATTTGAAACTCGCCGAAGAAGTCGGTCACCCGTCAACTGCCGGACAAACCCAGACAAATGTCATCCAGAACATGGCGACCGGCCGTGCCGCGCACATTGATTCCGTACTCGCTCCGGGGCTGTTCGATAATCCTGACAAGTCTGCGGTTGTCGGCAAGGTCGATTATGCGGCTCCTCCAGGCACTGTAGAACATGGTTCTGCGACCCCGTTGGGGCATTGGCTCGCCGGGGTTCCAATGAACATTCCTGATGCCAACAAAAAGGCTGCGCTCGCATTCCTGACCTGGTTCCAGACCGACGCAGCTCAGCGGGCTTATGCAGAGGCAGGATCAGCTCCTGTCAGCCGTGCTGTCCTAACCTCAGAGATGGCGGATACGCAGGAGTTCCGTTGGATGAAAGCGCTTGCCGATGCGCTGCCAAATGCCCGGCTGACGTTCACAATTCCCGAGGCCAGTCAGCTCCTGGCGGTGACCGAGCTGCGTTTCAACCAGGCGATCGGTGAAGAAATGCCATTGAACGAAGCCTTGAACACAGCAGCGGCTGAGATCGCCAAAGTGCTCGAGGACGCGGGCTACAAGTACCAGAAACTTGAAGATCTGAACTAG
- a CDS encoding formylglycine-generating enzyme family protein has protein sequence MNQASHKACCTPNRGLIDRPDCAEQKTPTSSDGRPDLDTAVIPGGNAILGTRFPLIPNDGEESRKAPVLRQFKMTTTTITNAEYAAFVQSTGYVTDAERYGWSFVFWAQLPDSTSETQAVAGTEWWRKVEGANWRHVAGPGSEAGWQPDHPVVHVSWNDAKAFASWVGGRLPTEAEWEHAARGGLGDIPYPWGTREPDDETFQPCNIWQGRFPQDNLALDGHLTTAPAKSFEPNGFGLYNMVGNVWEWAAEPYKIPSLKRAVRQKLASMKGFKLLKGGSFLCHRTYCWRYRIAARSGASPDTSLAHQGFRVVFDQ, from the coding sequence TTGAACCAGGCATCACACAAGGCGTGCTGCACCCCGAACAGGGGCCTCATCGATCGTCCTGACTGTGCCGAACAAAAGACCCCAACATCAAGCGACGGAAGGCCAGATCTCGACACGGCGGTCATCCCCGGCGGGAACGCAATTCTCGGAACGAGGTTCCCGCTGATACCGAATGATGGAGAGGAAAGCCGGAAGGCCCCTGTGTTGCGTCAATTCAAAATGACGACAACCACAATCACGAATGCAGAATATGCGGCCTTCGTCCAAAGCACCGGTTATGTAACAGACGCAGAGCGATACGGTTGGTCGTTCGTGTTCTGGGCACAGCTTCCCGACAGCACAAGCGAAACGCAGGCAGTCGCCGGGACGGAATGGTGGCGAAAAGTTGAAGGAGCGAACTGGCGACATGTGGCAGGACCGGGAAGCGAAGCAGGCTGGCAACCTGATCATCCTGTCGTGCATGTTTCGTGGAACGATGCCAAGGCATTTGCCAGCTGGGTGGGTGGACGTCTGCCCACCGAGGCTGAATGGGAACATGCCGCACGAGGAGGATTGGGAGATATCCCTTATCCGTGGGGAACCCGGGAACCCGACGATGAAACTTTCCAACCCTGCAACATATGGCAAGGCCGGTTTCCGCAAGACAACCTTGCTTTGGACGGACACCTAACAACGGCACCTGCGAAGTCGTTCGAACCCAATGGCTTCGGCCTCTACAATATGGTTGGAAATGTCTGGGAATGGGCGGCAGAACCTTACAAAATTCCTTCCTTGAAAAGGGCAGTTCGGCAAAAGCTCGCTTCCATGAAGGGGTTCAAGTTGCTCAAGGGAGGTTCATTTCTGTGCCATCGAACCTATTGCTGGCGCTACCGCATTGCAGCGCGAAGCGGCGCGTCGCCCGACACGTCTTTGGCCCATCAGGGATTTCGAGTGGTTTTTGATCAATGA
- a CDS encoding carbohydrate ABC transporter permease, with product MIARLSPKRIVFGDHAPTLRITLTSVILALLCLVWIYPFLWMVSTSLKSNMEMFANPGLIPQDFMWDNYRRAWVEANMGRYFFNTLIVTVGSVFLVTVSTAMLGYVLGRYRFPGRTTFFIAFVATVFIPQGFTIIPVFELLSMMGLSSNLFGLTLATSGHAMVVFVVLFAGYFSQLPKELEEAARVEGVTFFKIFWYVMLPLARPMVVTVVIMQVLHAWNDFLLPLVITLANPAIRTLSVGIYAFKGEQSIDWTGMSAAATISIVPVVILFVLLQRYFINGLAGAVKG from the coding sequence ATGATTGCGCGCCTCTCCCCCAAACGGATCGTTTTTGGTGACCATGCGCCAACCCTGCGGATCACATTGACGTCGGTAATCCTTGCGCTGTTGTGCCTTGTCTGGATTTACCCCTTCCTCTGGATGGTTTCGACATCCCTGAAGTCCAATATGGAGATGTTTGCCAATCCGGGCCTGATCCCGCAGGACTTCATGTGGGACAACTACCGCCGCGCCTGGGTCGAAGCGAATATGGGGCGCTACTTCTTCAACACGCTGATTGTAACGGTAGGGTCTGTTTTTCTGGTCACGGTCAGCACGGCAATGCTGGGATACGTGCTGGGACGCTATCGGTTTCCAGGACGCACCACCTTCTTTATCGCATTCGTTGCAACGGTCTTCATCCCACAGGGCTTCACGATCATTCCCGTGTTCGAACTGCTGAGCATGATGGGCCTTTCCTCCAACCTGTTTGGACTGACGCTCGCAACCTCCGGTCACGCGATGGTCGTTTTCGTGGTGCTTTTTGCGGGATATTTCAGCCAGTTACCCAAGGAACTGGAGGAGGCTGCTCGTGTCGAAGGCGTCACCTTCTTCAAGATTTTCTGGTACGTCATGTTGCCTTTGGCACGGCCAATGGTCGTAACCGTGGTCATCATGCAGGTGTTGCACGCCTGGAATGACTTTCTATTGCCGCTCGTCATCACACTTGCAAACCCGGCAATCCGGACGCTCTCCGTCGGGATCTATGCGTTCAAGGGTGAACAATCGATCGATTGGACTGGCATGTCGGCAGCGGCAACGATCTCGATCGTACCCGTCGTTATTCTCTTCGTTCTTCTTCAGCGTTACTTCATCAACGGCCTTGCTGGCGCCGTCAAAGGATGA
- a CDS encoding carbohydrate ABC transporter permease: protein MSERLRSADLLRHAVLFTFAVIVLFPFLWIVMAAFKTQIDLLMGRFFFQPNLTGFVDVIFDKTSDFGRNFMNSMIVGIGSTILVLVVATLAAFSLYRLQWPGWVLHSLLGWSVIFHMVPPITLAGAWYTMMRSVGLDNTYTGLILAHATLNLPMALWMMGVFIRDVPKELVEAAQIDGANVPNILWNVVLPIVRPGIAATSILTFVFSWNEFPVALVLTQRQTATVPLGIGKYAQENTIAFTEMAAASTLSIVPALILLVFAQKLIVRGLVSGAVK from the coding sequence ATGAGCGAACGCCTTCGATCTGCAGATCTGCTGCGTCATGCGGTTCTCTTCACCTTTGCCGTAATTGTGCTGTTCCCATTTTTGTGGATCGTTATGGCGGCCTTCAAGACCCAGATCGACCTGCTCATGGGTCGGTTCTTTTTCCAGCCGAACCTGACGGGTTTTGTCGATGTGATCTTCGACAAGACGTCAGACTTCGGCAGGAACTTCATGAATTCGATGATCGTCGGCATCGGCAGCACCATTCTGGTTCTGGTCGTGGCGACACTCGCGGCCTTTTCTTTGTACCGATTGCAATGGCCCGGCTGGGTATTGCATTCGTTGCTCGGATGGTCGGTCATCTTTCACATGGTGCCGCCAATCACGCTTGCCGGCGCCTGGTATACAATGATGCGTTCCGTGGGACTGGATAACACCTATACGGGCCTCATCCTGGCTCATGCGACCTTGAACCTGCCAATGGCTCTCTGGATGATGGGTGTTTTCATCCGTGACGTTCCAAAGGAACTTGTCGAGGCTGCGCAAATCGATGGCGCCAACGTTCCAAACATACTCTGGAACGTCGTTCTTCCCATCGTCCGCCCCGGCATCGCTGCGACAAGCATCCTGACGTTTGTTTTCAGCTGGAACGAGTTTCCCGTCGCGCTGGTTCTGACACAGAGGCAAACAGCGACCGTCCCGCTCGGGATCGGTAAATACGCCCAGGAGAACACAATCGCCTTTACGGAAATGGCGGCAGCTTCGACGCTTTCAATTGTTCCAGCACTAATCCTGCTGGTCTTTGCTCAAAAACTGATCGTTCGCGGACTGGTTTCCGGCGCAGTTAAATAG
- a CDS encoding LysR family transcriptional regulator has translation MYAKHRIDLRLLTYFHTVAATGNITKAAEELNIAQPTLSKALKLLERQTGTTLMERSVHGIKLTPIGERLQQHATIVLAQVGKALDEVDQLRTGGLGEVRVGAGPSWVRRFLPEIVAEMMQESRDIKVEIVGGFDDSLTERLEAGELDFIVAELPLAGVDENEVDKLTTDNLVVVGRPEHPLAGRKNVSAAEALSHDWALPPANNLARRKLDGGATTLGLAPPRPEVVSSSQTFLMTVVHLADLLLYTTRTQLKSPEGKGLVEMDVPQLITSREAGIIYRTPRLLSPAAALLAERLKEACKQDPFN, from the coding sequence ATGTACGCCAAGCACAGGATAGACCTGCGACTGCTGACATATTTTCACACCGTCGCGGCGACCGGCAACATCACAAAAGCGGCTGAAGAATTGAACATCGCTCAGCCGACTTTGTCGAAAGCCCTGAAACTTCTGGAACGACAGACAGGCACAACCTTGATGGAACGCAGCGTGCATGGGATCAAACTGACCCCCATAGGGGAACGGCTCCAGCAACATGCAACCATTGTCCTGGCGCAAGTCGGCAAGGCGCTGGACGAAGTCGACCAGCTCCGCACAGGTGGACTGGGCGAGGTTCGGGTGGGTGCAGGTCCTTCCTGGGTAAGGCGGTTTCTGCCAGAAATCGTCGCTGAGATGATGCAAGAAAGCCGCGACATCAAAGTGGAAATTGTCGGCGGTTTCGATGACAGCCTTACGGAACGGTTGGAAGCCGGCGAACTGGACTTTATTGTAGCTGAACTTCCTCTTGCCGGTGTTGACGAAAATGAAGTCGACAAGCTGACCACCGACAATCTTGTTGTCGTCGGCCGGCCGGAACATCCATTAGCAGGCCGAAAAAATGTCTCCGCTGCGGAAGCTCTGTCACATGACTGGGCGCTCCCACCGGCAAACAATCTGGCAAGACGAAAACTGGATGGTGGCGCAACGACACTTGGCTTGGCACCGCCACGGCCGGAAGTCGTCTCATCATCGCAAACGTTTCTGATGACCGTTGTGCATCTTGCCGATTTGCTCCTCTACACGACCAGGACACAGCTAAAATCACCAGAAGGCAAAGGACTTGTCGAAATGGATGTGCCGCAACTCATCACCAGCCGCGAAGCCGGAATTATCTACCGAACACCCCGCCTGCTTTCCCCGGCGGCTGCACTGCTGGCAGAGCGATTGAAGGAAGCCTGCAAACAGGATCCATTTAATTAG
- a CDS encoding sulfatase, which produces MKTVFVLFDSLNRHMLSPYGGTRIPTPNFDRLAARSTTFDKHYVGSMPCMPARRDLLTGRLSFLHRSWGPMEPFDNSFPEILAREKGVYSHLVTDHFHYFEDGGATYHTKYDSYDFIRGQEGDRWKAMVQPHWERLREKYAEGQFSKERRTYKAQNIINREFIREEKDFPSVQVFDAGMDFIDRNKDADDWLLQIETFDPHEPFHAPEAYKKPFETGWTGPILDWPRYGRVDELPEECEELRANYYATVSLCDALLGRLLDQFDRENLWDDTLLVVTTDHGFLLGEHDFWSKNRMNIYEEIAHIPLFVFDPRRPGSHGTRVDGLTQTSDIAPTFLHAYDAKVPGEVCAQSLLPMLDGAPSTYEAILYGYFGGAVNITDGRYTYHRYPPDLRTQEIYQYTLMPTHIYEPFALKELRETTLADPFPFTKGTPLLRVPVKPGTAMSRAYGPDCFIEDDTRLYDLETDPGQQTPLAEADIEARLATAMARIMDTLSAPQEAFDRLSLSTTMSAAE; this is translated from the coding sequence ATGAAAACGGTTTTCGTGCTCTTCGATTCTCTCAACCGGCACATGCTCTCACCCTATGGCGGCACTCGAATTCCAACGCCGAATTTTGACCGTCTGGCGGCAAGGAGCACCACATTCGACAAGCACTATGTCGGTTCGATGCCCTGTATGCCCGCCCGACGGGATCTTCTTACAGGGCGTCTCAGCTTCCTGCACCGCAGCTGGGGCCCCATGGAGCCTTTCGACAATTCGTTCCCCGAAATTCTCGCAAGGGAAAAGGGCGTCTACAGCCATCTGGTAACGGACCATTTTCACTATTTCGAGGACGGCGGTGCCACCTATCACACAAAATATGACAGCTACGACTTTATCCGCGGACAGGAAGGTGACCGCTGGAAGGCCATGGTGCAGCCGCACTGGGAACGCTTGAGGGAAAAATACGCTGAGGGTCAATTTTCCAAGGAGCGACGAACTTACAAGGCGCAGAACATCATCAACCGGGAGTTCATCCGGGAGGAAAAGGATTTTCCGTCAGTACAGGTTTTCGATGCCGGTATGGATTTCATCGACCGGAACAAGGATGCCGACGATTGGCTTCTTCAGATCGAGACCTTTGATCCTCACGAGCCATTTCATGCCCCTGAAGCGTACAAGAAACCATTCGAAACCGGTTGGACAGGCCCTATTCTCGACTGGCCGAGATACGGCCGTGTAGACGAGCTTCCAGAAGAATGCGAGGAGCTGCGCGCCAACTACTATGCAACTGTTTCGTTGTGTGACGCTCTTTTGGGCCGTCTGTTGGATCAGTTCGACCGTGAGAATCTGTGGGACGATACTCTTCTGGTGGTCACAACAGACCATGGTTTTTTGCTTGGAGAGCACGATTTCTGGTCCAAAAACCGGATGAATATCTATGAGGAAATCGCGCATATTCCGCTGTTCGTATTTGACCCGAGAAGACCCGGAAGTCATGGAACGCGCGTCGACGGATTGACACAGACGAGTGATATCGCACCAACATTTCTGCACGCCTATGACGCGAAGGTTCCTGGAGAAGTCTGCGCCCAGTCGTTGCTTCCAATGCTTGACGGTGCCCCTTCGACCTACGAAGCGATCCTCTACGGCTATTTTGGAGGGGCAGTGAATATCACGGACGGGCGCTATACCTACCACAGGTATCCGCCCGACTTGCGAACGCAGGAAATCTATCAGTACACGCTCATGCCAACGCATATATATGAGCCCTTTGCCCTCAAGGAGTTGCGCGAAACAACCCTGGCGGATCCCTTTCCGTTCACCAAAGGAACGCCATTGCTGCGCGTACCGGTCAAGCCGGGAACGGCAATGTCCCGTGCTTACGGGCCGGATTGTTTCATTGAAGACGACACTCGCCTCTACGACCTTGAAACGGATCCAGGTCAGCAAACACCGTTGGCTGAGGCAGACATCGAGGCCAGATTGGCCACCGCAATGGCGCGTATAATGGACACATTAAGCGCACCGCAGGAAGCTTTCGACCGCCTCTCGCTAAGCACCACGATGAGTGCAGCAGAATGA
- a CDS encoding DUF4432 family protein, with protein MSANWPISERALLEALVGDRRQLASIRQVELQDGAERGVRALVFSTGAGLDFWVLQDRSMDIGLLSWRGTPLAWHHPDGFADPALRPSSSDAGRGVQRALGGFLVTCGLDNVRQPRGDLPLHGSLPFTPARLISSFEDWSSPTPALIAEGEIVSAHLGKSCYRMRRRIEAPIAGSSLTIKDWVENIGPNEAELMILYHMNFGFPVVAPGTTVSLNHSPVPFKAPITSGCAKTDLEADCRPSAGTNGRFQVDLHRDASGPWPGIHVRLSGEASALPYMQFWRDPRPRRNVLAIEPANCDRNSDGTSGPGTTLAPGEVWTSTLQIEFSGP; from the coding sequence ATGAGCGCCAACTGGCCAATATCTGAGCGGGCCCTGCTGGAAGCCTTGGTCGGCGACCGGCGGCAACTGGCCTCCATTCGACAGGTGGAGCTGCAGGACGGTGCAGAACGCGGTGTGCGAGCGCTTGTGTTTTCTACCGGCGCCGGACTTGATTTCTGGGTTCTCCAGGATCGCAGCATGGACATTGGCCTGCTGAGCTGGCGGGGAACTCCCCTTGCCTGGCATCACCCGGACGGTTTTGCAGACCCAGCGCTGCGCCCATCTTCAAGCGACGCGGGTAGAGGTGTGCAGCGTGCCCTGGGAGGATTTCTCGTCACGTGCGGTCTGGACAATGTTCGTCAACCGCGTGGCGATCTTCCTCTACATGGCTCGCTTCCGTTTACCCCCGCGCGGTTGATTTCCTCATTCGAAGACTGGTCGTCACCTACTCCTGCCCTCATAGCGGAAGGTGAAATCGTTTCCGCGCATCTGGGTAAGTCCTGCTACCGAATGCGCAGACGCATCGAAGCACCGATTGCCGGATCGAGTCTCACGATAAAGGACTGGGTGGAAAATATCGGGCCAAACGAAGCTGAACTCATGATCCTCTATCACATGAATTTCGGCTTTCCGGTTGTGGCTCCAGGGACGACTGTCTCACTGAACCATTCACCTGTCCCTTTCAAGGCCCCGATTACGTCCGGCTGTGCGAAAACCGACCTTGAAGCAGATTGCCGACCCTCAGCTGGAACCAACGGTCGCTTCCAGGTGGATCTTCATCGAGATGCCTCCGGGCCATGGCCTGGAATTCACGTGAGGCTTTCAGGAGAGGCGTCTGCGTTGCCATATATGCAGTTCTGGCGGGATCCTCGCCCAAGACGAAATGTCCTGGCTATTGAGCCGGCCAATTGCGATCGCAACTCCGACGGCACCAGCGGACCTGGCACGACGCTCGCGCCCGGTGAGGTGTGGACCTCAACCCTTCAAATCGAATTTTCCGGACCTTAA
- a CDS encoding carbohydrate ABC transporter permease, protein MRVLGTLRVHRFHYLMMLPGLVLAGMFVFYPIFAAMFYAMHDWSGFTAQKIFVGFGNFLALFQDPIFWNAFGRSIVFLLGTVPLQMAISLILAMVLNMQLLKLSTFFRTMIFLPVVTPVAVIGIVWTFLLSPFNGPVNGLLLDLGLVSQPIDFLGSTQSVMPSVIGVYVWKWLGITLIYWLAALQTVPDEVYDAARLDNCKGHRLAFYVVLPIIKPFALAILLISSVAALNVFPLIMSMTNGGPFFGSEVMEIFIYRTAFAADDGSIPQLGYAAAAGVLFGAVLLGLTALQALATRRTRMATAGSKA, encoded by the coding sequence ATGCGCGTCCTTGGAACTCTCCGGGTACACCGGTTCCATTACCTTATGATGCTGCCTGGCCTCGTACTGGCAGGCATGTTTGTCTTTTATCCAATCTTCGCGGCCATGTTCTATGCAATGCATGACTGGTCCGGGTTCACCGCACAAAAGATCTTTGTGGGGTTCGGTAATTTTCTAGCCCTGTTTCAAGACCCGATTTTCTGGAATGCCTTTGGACGCTCAATCGTGTTCCTTCTTGGAACCGTTCCGCTACAGATGGCAATCTCACTCATTCTGGCAATGGTGTTGAACATGCAGCTTCTGAAGCTGTCAACATTCTTCCGCACCATGATCTTCCTGCCGGTTGTGACCCCGGTCGCGGTTATCGGAATTGTCTGGACGTTTCTTTTGAGTCCTTTCAACGGCCCTGTGAACGGCCTCCTCCTGGATCTGGGACTGGTTTCTCAGCCGATCGATTTCCTTGGCTCCACTCAATCCGTCATGCCGTCCGTCATTGGAGTATACGTATGGAAGTGGCTCGGAATAACGCTGATTTACTGGCTTGCCGCTTTGCAGACGGTGCCGGATGAAGTCTACGACGCAGCTCGCCTGGACAACTGCAAAGGTCACCGGCTCGCTTTTTATGTTGTTCTTCCGATCATCAAACCATTTGCACTTGCAATATTGCTGATTTCCTCCGTAGCCGCTTTGAACGTGTTTCCTTTGATCATGTCGATGACGAACGGCGGCCCGTTTTTCGGTTCCGAAGTGATGGAGATTTTCATTTATCGCACTGCCTTTGCAGCTGATGACGGCAGCATTCCGCAGTTGGGGTATGCGGCCGCGGCCGGCGTGCTGTTCGGTGCAGTGCTTTTGGGCCTGACCGCCCTTCAGGCGCTCGCAACACGGCGCACCCGAATGGCAACTGCAGGATCAAAAGCATGA